One Pieris rapae chromosome 7, ilPieRapa1.1, whole genome shotgun sequence genomic window carries:
- the LOC110995145 gene encoding transcriptional repressor p66-alpha isoform X1, which yields MDVDDSAVDLSVSRSLPPELSELRALTASGLTITPAQPPPHGAGGKRVLRPRSETRSYAESPDIVLLPAAPPHRKPTLAPATPAPFTDVSSKLNSAPVNVSITASAVQAIPAHVESPRDPRDEEDSEEENEPPLPIPGHRELSSAEIWERERRLRTLREQLRAEETRLVLLRKLRQSQQATTLPPVKESTTGTALAGSGCVVPPGVTVTPAPPPAHQQTKRTSSNSAASNCSTSISSTSRRSANLPGGATLTPGPYRSQSSTSGGASITPSVTITPAPPPVSQLSAPKASTRSSEDTQTPAQRQAAAKLALRKQLEKTLLQIPPPKPPPPEMNFIPSPSNTDFVYLVGLEHVVDYLTNEDRPFSFPRSSVPAVCAQCGCDFTPVWRWERAPSRRQDATFTPASTSATSARRLCELCVSGNVKRALKAEHTARLKTAFVRALQQEQEIERRLAAPSTSPPPTPAPPPAHSHHNRTSQQTPISRMSRGGGTPAPPTPPAQPQPKPSPQANSRSVSSSDTLRSHHGSSERDRARDAEVPAKKGKASSSSSTSQGGSSSSSSKQHQQLAAAAAAQMAFEQHSAAAMQALQHQLLRGLSSAGGNNSMSPAAAAAAMMQFSPLLYTYQLAMAQASALGKRSGKGGNSSAAMAEMQRVAEAQRQYLLDMIPGHSRNPWTKN from the exons ATGGACGTGGACGATTCCGCTGTGGATCTCAGCGTGAg TAGGTCCCTACCACCAGAGCTGAGTGAGCTGAGAGCTCTAACTGCAAGTGGACTAACTATTACACCAGCACAGCCTCCACCACAT GGTGCAGGTGGCAAACGGGTGCTTCGGCCTAGATCTGAAACCCGTAGCTATGCTGAAAGTCCTGATATTGTGCTTCTGCCAGCAGCACCGCCTCATAGAAAACCTACTCTAGCACCGGCCACACCTGCTCCATTTACtg ATGTAAGCAGCAAGTTAAATTCTGCACCTGTCAATGTGTCTATAACAGCCAGTGCAGTGCAGGCTATTCCTGCACATGTGGAGTCACCACGTGATCCTCGAGATGAAGAAGACTCTGAGGAGGAAAATGAACCACCGCTGCCAATACCTGGGCATAGG gaatTGTCCAGTGCCGAGATATGGGAACGTGAGCGTCGTCTACGTACGCTGCGCGAACAGCTTAGAGCGGAGGAGACCCGGCTTGTGTTACTTCGGAAACTGAGGCAATCCCAACAGGCCACTACCTTGCCTCCAGTAAAA GAGTCCACAACGGGTACAGCATTAGCCGGCAGTGGGTGCGTTGTACCTCCTGGGGTCACTGTTACTCCGGCGCCACCACCGGCTCATCAGCAAACCAAG CGCACTAGCAGCAACAGCGCCGCGAGTAACTGCAGTACTTCGATTAGCAGCACCTCCCGCCGCTCCGCCAATCTCCCGGGTGGCGCCACGCTCACTCCCGGCCCTTACCGCTCCcag tcGTCAACATCGGGAGGCGCAAGCATTACACCGTCTGTGACGATCACTCCTGCGCCGCCACCAGTTTCACAACTGTCTGCGCCTAAG GCGAGTACCCGCAGTTCGGAAGATACACAGACACCGGCCCAACGACAGGCTGCCGCTAAATTAGCGCTCAGGAAACAACTAGAGAAGACGCTATTGCag ATCCCGCCTCCTAAACCTCCACCGCCAGAGATGAACTTCATCCCGTCACCTAGCAACACGGACTTCGTGTACCTTGTGGGCCTGGAGCATGTCGTCGACTACCTTACTAATGAAGATCG CCCTTTCAGTTTCCCGCGTTCGTCAGTCCCAGCGGTGTGCGCGCAGTGCGGTTGCGACTTCACGCCCGTGTGGCGTTGGGAGCGTGCGCCTTCGCGTCGCCAGGACGCAACATTCACGCCCGCTTCCACTTCCGCTACTTCTGCGAGACGCCTTTGCGAGTTGTGCGTGTCGGGCAATGTTAAACGAGCGCTCAAG GCGGAACACACAGCTCGCTTGAAGACGGCGTTCGTCCGCGCCCTTCAGCAGGAACAAGAGATCGAGCGTCGCCTGGCTGCCCCCTCCACTTCGCCACCCCCCACTCCTGCTCCGCCCCCGGCACACTCTCATCATAATAGGACTTCGCAG cAAACCCCGATCTCGCGAATGTCACGTGGCGGAGGCACCCCGGCCCCTCCGACGCCACCAGCGCAGCCCCAACCCAAACCATCGCCACAAGCCAATAG TCGCAGCGTAAGCTCTTCAGATACGTTGCGCAGTCACCACGGGTCGAGCGAACGCGATCGCGCCCGTGACGCTGAAGTGCCCGCCAAGAAAGGTAAAG CATCATCGTCAAGCAGCACAAGCCAGGGTGGTAGCAGCAGCAGTAGCAGCAAACAGCATCAG CAACTCGCAGCGGCTGCAGCGGCCCAGATGGCGTTTGAACAGCACAGCGCGGCTGCTATGCAGGCCTTGCAGCACCAATTACTCAGAG GCTTGAGCAGCGCCGGGGGCAACAACAGCATGTCTCCTGCAGCAGCGGCAGCAGCCATGATGCAGTTTTCTCCACTGCTCTACACCTACCAGCTCGCGATGGCTCAGGCCAGCGCGCTAGGTAAGCGTT CGGGTAAAGGCGGTAACAGCAGCGCTGCAATGGCGGAAATGCAACGCGTAGCGGAAGCACAAAGACAATATTTGTTGGATATGATCCCTGGACATTCACGCAATCCTTGGACCAAGAATTAA
- the LOC110995145 gene encoding transcriptional repressor p66-alpha isoform X5 yields the protein MDVDDSAVDLSVSRSLPPELSELRALTASGLTITPAQPPPHGAGGKRVLRPRSETRSYAESPDIVLLPAAPPHRKPTLAPATPAPFTDVSSKLNSAPVNVSITASAVQAIPAHVESPRDPRDEEDSEEENEPPLPIPGHRELSSAEIWERERRLRTLREQLRAEETRLVLLRKLRQSQQATTLPPVKESTTGTALAGSGCVVPPGVTVTPAPPPAHQQTKRTSSNSAASNCSTSISSTSRRSANLPGGATLTPGPYRSQSSTSGGASITPSVTITPAPPPVSQLSAPKASTRSSEDTQTPAQRQAAAKLALRKQLEKTLLQIPPPKPPPPEMNFIPSPSNTDFVYLVGLEHVVDYLTNEDRPFSFPRSSVPAVCAQCGCDFTPVWRWERAPSRRQDATFTPASTSATSARRLCELCVSGNVKRALKAEHTARLKTAFVRALQQEQEIERRLAAPSTSPPPTPAPPPAHSHHNRTSQQTPISRMSRGGGTPAPPTPPAQPQPKPSPQANSRSVSSSDTLRSHHGSSERDRARDAEVPAKKGKASSSSSTSQGGSSSSSSKQHQQLAAAAAAQMAFEQHSAAAMQALQHQLLRGLSSAGGNNSMSPAAAAAAMMQFSPLLYTYQLAMAQASALAGKGGNSSAAMAEMQRVAEAQRQYLLDMIPGHSRNPWTKN from the exons ATGGACGTGGACGATTCCGCTGTGGATCTCAGCGTGAg TAGGTCCCTACCACCAGAGCTGAGTGAGCTGAGAGCTCTAACTGCAAGTGGACTAACTATTACACCAGCACAGCCTCCACCACAT GGTGCAGGTGGCAAACGGGTGCTTCGGCCTAGATCTGAAACCCGTAGCTATGCTGAAAGTCCTGATATTGTGCTTCTGCCAGCAGCACCGCCTCATAGAAAACCTACTCTAGCACCGGCCACACCTGCTCCATTTACtg ATGTAAGCAGCAAGTTAAATTCTGCACCTGTCAATGTGTCTATAACAGCCAGTGCAGTGCAGGCTATTCCTGCACATGTGGAGTCACCACGTGATCCTCGAGATGAAGAAGACTCTGAGGAGGAAAATGAACCACCGCTGCCAATACCTGGGCATAGG gaatTGTCCAGTGCCGAGATATGGGAACGTGAGCGTCGTCTACGTACGCTGCGCGAACAGCTTAGAGCGGAGGAGACCCGGCTTGTGTTACTTCGGAAACTGAGGCAATCCCAACAGGCCACTACCTTGCCTCCAGTAAAA GAGTCCACAACGGGTACAGCATTAGCCGGCAGTGGGTGCGTTGTACCTCCTGGGGTCACTGTTACTCCGGCGCCACCACCGGCTCATCAGCAAACCAAG CGCACTAGCAGCAACAGCGCCGCGAGTAACTGCAGTACTTCGATTAGCAGCACCTCCCGCCGCTCCGCCAATCTCCCGGGTGGCGCCACGCTCACTCCCGGCCCTTACCGCTCCcag tcGTCAACATCGGGAGGCGCAAGCATTACACCGTCTGTGACGATCACTCCTGCGCCGCCACCAGTTTCACAACTGTCTGCGCCTAAG GCGAGTACCCGCAGTTCGGAAGATACACAGACACCGGCCCAACGACAGGCTGCCGCTAAATTAGCGCTCAGGAAACAACTAGAGAAGACGCTATTGCag ATCCCGCCTCCTAAACCTCCACCGCCAGAGATGAACTTCATCCCGTCACCTAGCAACACGGACTTCGTGTACCTTGTGGGCCTGGAGCATGTCGTCGACTACCTTACTAATGAAGATCG CCCTTTCAGTTTCCCGCGTTCGTCAGTCCCAGCGGTGTGCGCGCAGTGCGGTTGCGACTTCACGCCCGTGTGGCGTTGGGAGCGTGCGCCTTCGCGTCGCCAGGACGCAACATTCACGCCCGCTTCCACTTCCGCTACTTCTGCGAGACGCCTTTGCGAGTTGTGCGTGTCGGGCAATGTTAAACGAGCGCTCAAG GCGGAACACACAGCTCGCTTGAAGACGGCGTTCGTCCGCGCCCTTCAGCAGGAACAAGAGATCGAGCGTCGCCTGGCTGCCCCCTCCACTTCGCCACCCCCCACTCCTGCTCCGCCCCCGGCACACTCTCATCATAATAGGACTTCGCAG cAAACCCCGATCTCGCGAATGTCACGTGGCGGAGGCACCCCGGCCCCTCCGACGCCACCAGCGCAGCCCCAACCCAAACCATCGCCACAAGCCAATAG TCGCAGCGTAAGCTCTTCAGATACGTTGCGCAGTCACCACGGGTCGAGCGAACGCGATCGCGCCCGTGACGCTGAAGTGCCCGCCAAGAAAGGTAAAG CATCATCGTCAAGCAGCACAAGCCAGGGTGGTAGCAGCAGCAGTAGCAGCAAACAGCATCAG CAACTCGCAGCGGCTGCAGCGGCCCAGATGGCGTTTGAACAGCACAGCGCGGCTGCTATGCAGGCCTTGCAGCACCAATTACTCAGAG GCTTGAGCAGCGCCGGGGGCAACAACAGCATGTCTCCTGCAGCAGCGGCAGCAGCCATGATGCAGTTTTCTCCACTGCTCTACACCTACCAGCTCGCGATGGCTCAGGCCAGCGCGCTAG CGGGTAAAGGCGGTAACAGCAGCGCTGCAATGGCGGAAATGCAACGCGTAGCGGAAGCACAAAGACAATATTTGTTGGATATGATCCCTGGACATTCACGCAATCCTTGGACCAAGAATTAA
- the LOC110995145 gene encoding transcriptional repressor p66-alpha isoform X3 gives MDVDDSAVDLSVSRSLPPELSELRALTASGLTITPAQPPPHGAGGKRVLRPRSETRSYAESPDIVLLPAAPPHRKPTLAPATPAPFTDVSSKLNSAPVNVSITASAVQAIPAHVESPRDPRDEEDSEEENEPPLPIPGHRELSSAEIWERERRLRTLREQLRAEETRLVLLRKLRQSQQATTLPPVKESTTGTALAGSGCVVPPGVTVTPAPPPAHQQTKRTSSNSAASNCSTSISSTSRRSANLPGGATLTPGPYRSQSSTSGGASITPSVTITPAPPPVSQLSAPKASTRSSEDTQTPAQRQAAAKLALRKQLEKTLLQIPPPKPPPPEMNFIPSPSNTDFVYLVGLEHVVDYLTNEDRPFSFPRSSVPAVCAQCGCDFTPVWRWERAPSRRQDATFTPASTSATSARRLCELCVSGNVKRALKAEHTARLKTAFVRALQQEQEIERRLAAPSTSPPPTPAPPPAHSHHNRTSQQTPISRMSRGGGTPAPPTPPAQPQPKPSPQANSRSVSSSDTLRSHHGSSERDRARDAEVPAKKASSSSSTSQGGSSSSSSKQHQQLAAAAAAQMAFEQHSAAAMQALQHQLLRGLSSAGGNNSMSPAAAAAAMMQFSPLLYTYQLAMAQASALGKRSGKGGNSSAAMAEMQRVAEAQRQYLLDMIPGHSRNPWTKN, from the exons ATGGACGTGGACGATTCCGCTGTGGATCTCAGCGTGAg TAGGTCCCTACCACCAGAGCTGAGTGAGCTGAGAGCTCTAACTGCAAGTGGACTAACTATTACACCAGCACAGCCTCCACCACAT GGTGCAGGTGGCAAACGGGTGCTTCGGCCTAGATCTGAAACCCGTAGCTATGCTGAAAGTCCTGATATTGTGCTTCTGCCAGCAGCACCGCCTCATAGAAAACCTACTCTAGCACCGGCCACACCTGCTCCATTTACtg ATGTAAGCAGCAAGTTAAATTCTGCACCTGTCAATGTGTCTATAACAGCCAGTGCAGTGCAGGCTATTCCTGCACATGTGGAGTCACCACGTGATCCTCGAGATGAAGAAGACTCTGAGGAGGAAAATGAACCACCGCTGCCAATACCTGGGCATAGG gaatTGTCCAGTGCCGAGATATGGGAACGTGAGCGTCGTCTACGTACGCTGCGCGAACAGCTTAGAGCGGAGGAGACCCGGCTTGTGTTACTTCGGAAACTGAGGCAATCCCAACAGGCCACTACCTTGCCTCCAGTAAAA GAGTCCACAACGGGTACAGCATTAGCCGGCAGTGGGTGCGTTGTACCTCCTGGGGTCACTGTTACTCCGGCGCCACCACCGGCTCATCAGCAAACCAAG CGCACTAGCAGCAACAGCGCCGCGAGTAACTGCAGTACTTCGATTAGCAGCACCTCCCGCCGCTCCGCCAATCTCCCGGGTGGCGCCACGCTCACTCCCGGCCCTTACCGCTCCcag tcGTCAACATCGGGAGGCGCAAGCATTACACCGTCTGTGACGATCACTCCTGCGCCGCCACCAGTTTCACAACTGTCTGCGCCTAAG GCGAGTACCCGCAGTTCGGAAGATACACAGACACCGGCCCAACGACAGGCTGCCGCTAAATTAGCGCTCAGGAAACAACTAGAGAAGACGCTATTGCag ATCCCGCCTCCTAAACCTCCACCGCCAGAGATGAACTTCATCCCGTCACCTAGCAACACGGACTTCGTGTACCTTGTGGGCCTGGAGCATGTCGTCGACTACCTTACTAATGAAGATCG CCCTTTCAGTTTCCCGCGTTCGTCAGTCCCAGCGGTGTGCGCGCAGTGCGGTTGCGACTTCACGCCCGTGTGGCGTTGGGAGCGTGCGCCTTCGCGTCGCCAGGACGCAACATTCACGCCCGCTTCCACTTCCGCTACTTCTGCGAGACGCCTTTGCGAGTTGTGCGTGTCGGGCAATGTTAAACGAGCGCTCAAG GCGGAACACACAGCTCGCTTGAAGACGGCGTTCGTCCGCGCCCTTCAGCAGGAACAAGAGATCGAGCGTCGCCTGGCTGCCCCCTCCACTTCGCCACCCCCCACTCCTGCTCCGCCCCCGGCACACTCTCATCATAATAGGACTTCGCAG cAAACCCCGATCTCGCGAATGTCACGTGGCGGAGGCACCCCGGCCCCTCCGACGCCACCAGCGCAGCCCCAACCCAAACCATCGCCACAAGCCAATAG TCGCAGCGTAAGCTCTTCAGATACGTTGCGCAGTCACCACGGGTCGAGCGAACGCGATCGCGCCCGTGACGCTGAAGTGCCCGCCAAGAAAG CATCATCGTCAAGCAGCACAAGCCAGGGTGGTAGCAGCAGCAGTAGCAGCAAACAGCATCAG CAACTCGCAGCGGCTGCAGCGGCCCAGATGGCGTTTGAACAGCACAGCGCGGCTGCTATGCAGGCCTTGCAGCACCAATTACTCAGAG GCTTGAGCAGCGCCGGGGGCAACAACAGCATGTCTCCTGCAGCAGCGGCAGCAGCCATGATGCAGTTTTCTCCACTGCTCTACACCTACCAGCTCGCGATGGCTCAGGCCAGCGCGCTAGGTAAGCGTT CGGGTAAAGGCGGTAACAGCAGCGCTGCAATGGCGGAAATGCAACGCGTAGCGGAAGCACAAAGACAATATTTGTTGGATATGATCCCTGGACATTCACGCAATCCTTGGACCAAGAATTAA
- the LOC110995145 gene encoding transcriptional repressor p66-alpha isoform X2, translating into MDVDDSAVDLSVRSLPPELSELRALTASGLTITPAQPPPHGAGGKRVLRPRSETRSYAESPDIVLLPAAPPHRKPTLAPATPAPFTDVSSKLNSAPVNVSITASAVQAIPAHVESPRDPRDEEDSEEENEPPLPIPGHRELSSAEIWERERRLRTLREQLRAEETRLVLLRKLRQSQQATTLPPVKESTTGTALAGSGCVVPPGVTVTPAPPPAHQQTKRTSSNSAASNCSTSISSTSRRSANLPGGATLTPGPYRSQSSTSGGASITPSVTITPAPPPVSQLSAPKASTRSSEDTQTPAQRQAAAKLALRKQLEKTLLQIPPPKPPPPEMNFIPSPSNTDFVYLVGLEHVVDYLTNEDRPFSFPRSSVPAVCAQCGCDFTPVWRWERAPSRRQDATFTPASTSATSARRLCELCVSGNVKRALKAEHTARLKTAFVRALQQEQEIERRLAAPSTSPPPTPAPPPAHSHHNRTSQQTPISRMSRGGGTPAPPTPPAQPQPKPSPQANSRSVSSSDTLRSHHGSSERDRARDAEVPAKKGKASSSSSTSQGGSSSSSSKQHQQLAAAAAAQMAFEQHSAAAMQALQHQLLRGLSSAGGNNSMSPAAAAAAMMQFSPLLYTYQLAMAQASALGKRSGKGGNSSAAMAEMQRVAEAQRQYLLDMIPGHSRNPWTKN; encoded by the exons ATGGACGTGGACGATTCCGCTGTGGATCTCAGCGTGAg GTCCCTACCACCAGAGCTGAGTGAGCTGAGAGCTCTAACTGCAAGTGGACTAACTATTACACCAGCACAGCCTCCACCACAT GGTGCAGGTGGCAAACGGGTGCTTCGGCCTAGATCTGAAACCCGTAGCTATGCTGAAAGTCCTGATATTGTGCTTCTGCCAGCAGCACCGCCTCATAGAAAACCTACTCTAGCACCGGCCACACCTGCTCCATTTACtg ATGTAAGCAGCAAGTTAAATTCTGCACCTGTCAATGTGTCTATAACAGCCAGTGCAGTGCAGGCTATTCCTGCACATGTGGAGTCACCACGTGATCCTCGAGATGAAGAAGACTCTGAGGAGGAAAATGAACCACCGCTGCCAATACCTGGGCATAGG gaatTGTCCAGTGCCGAGATATGGGAACGTGAGCGTCGTCTACGTACGCTGCGCGAACAGCTTAGAGCGGAGGAGACCCGGCTTGTGTTACTTCGGAAACTGAGGCAATCCCAACAGGCCACTACCTTGCCTCCAGTAAAA GAGTCCACAACGGGTACAGCATTAGCCGGCAGTGGGTGCGTTGTACCTCCTGGGGTCACTGTTACTCCGGCGCCACCACCGGCTCATCAGCAAACCAAG CGCACTAGCAGCAACAGCGCCGCGAGTAACTGCAGTACTTCGATTAGCAGCACCTCCCGCCGCTCCGCCAATCTCCCGGGTGGCGCCACGCTCACTCCCGGCCCTTACCGCTCCcag tcGTCAACATCGGGAGGCGCAAGCATTACACCGTCTGTGACGATCACTCCTGCGCCGCCACCAGTTTCACAACTGTCTGCGCCTAAG GCGAGTACCCGCAGTTCGGAAGATACACAGACACCGGCCCAACGACAGGCTGCCGCTAAATTAGCGCTCAGGAAACAACTAGAGAAGACGCTATTGCag ATCCCGCCTCCTAAACCTCCACCGCCAGAGATGAACTTCATCCCGTCACCTAGCAACACGGACTTCGTGTACCTTGTGGGCCTGGAGCATGTCGTCGACTACCTTACTAATGAAGATCG CCCTTTCAGTTTCCCGCGTTCGTCAGTCCCAGCGGTGTGCGCGCAGTGCGGTTGCGACTTCACGCCCGTGTGGCGTTGGGAGCGTGCGCCTTCGCGTCGCCAGGACGCAACATTCACGCCCGCTTCCACTTCCGCTACTTCTGCGAGACGCCTTTGCGAGTTGTGCGTGTCGGGCAATGTTAAACGAGCGCTCAAG GCGGAACACACAGCTCGCTTGAAGACGGCGTTCGTCCGCGCCCTTCAGCAGGAACAAGAGATCGAGCGTCGCCTGGCTGCCCCCTCCACTTCGCCACCCCCCACTCCTGCTCCGCCCCCGGCACACTCTCATCATAATAGGACTTCGCAG cAAACCCCGATCTCGCGAATGTCACGTGGCGGAGGCACCCCGGCCCCTCCGACGCCACCAGCGCAGCCCCAACCCAAACCATCGCCACAAGCCAATAG TCGCAGCGTAAGCTCTTCAGATACGTTGCGCAGTCACCACGGGTCGAGCGAACGCGATCGCGCCCGTGACGCTGAAGTGCCCGCCAAGAAAGGTAAAG CATCATCGTCAAGCAGCACAAGCCAGGGTGGTAGCAGCAGCAGTAGCAGCAAACAGCATCAG CAACTCGCAGCGGCTGCAGCGGCCCAGATGGCGTTTGAACAGCACAGCGCGGCTGCTATGCAGGCCTTGCAGCACCAATTACTCAGAG GCTTGAGCAGCGCCGGGGGCAACAACAGCATGTCTCCTGCAGCAGCGGCAGCAGCCATGATGCAGTTTTCTCCACTGCTCTACACCTACCAGCTCGCGATGGCTCAGGCCAGCGCGCTAGGTAAGCGTT CGGGTAAAGGCGGTAACAGCAGCGCTGCAATGGCGGAAATGCAACGCGTAGCGGAAGCACAAAGACAATATTTGTTGGATATGATCCCTGGACATTCACGCAATCCTTGGACCAAGAATTAA
- the LOC110995145 gene encoding transcriptional repressor p66-alpha isoform X6 yields the protein MDVDDSAVDLSVRSLPPELSELRALTASGLTITPAQPPPHGAGGKRVLRPRSETRSYAESPDIVLLPAAPPHRKPTLAPATPAPFTDVSSKLNSAPVNVSITASAVQAIPAHVESPRDPRDEEDSEEENEPPLPIPGHRELSSAEIWERERRLRTLREQLRAEETRLVLLRKLRQSQQATTLPPVKESTTGTALAGSGCVVPPGVTVTPAPPPAHQQTKRTSSNSAASNCSTSISSTSRRSANLPGGATLTPGPYRSQSSTSGGASITPSVTITPAPPPVSQLSAPKASTRSSEDTQTPAQRQAAAKLALRKQLEKTLLQIPPPKPPPPEMNFIPSPSNTDFVYLVGLEHVVDYLTNEDRFPRSSVPAVCAQCGCDFTPVWRWERAPSRRQDATFTPASTSATSARRLCELCVSGNVKRALKAEHTARLKTAFVRALQQEQEIERRLAAPSTSPPPTPAPPPAHSHHNRTSQQTPISRMSRGGGTPAPPTPPAQPQPKPSPQANSRSVSSSDTLRSHHGSSERDRARDAEVPAKKGKASSSSSTSQGGSSSSSSKQHQQLAAAAAAQMAFEQHSAAAMQALQHQLLRGLSSAGGNNSMSPAAAAAAMMQFSPLLYTYQLAMAQASALGKRSGKGGNSSAAMAEMQRVAEAQRQYLLDMIPGHSRNPWTKN from the exons ATGGACGTGGACGATTCCGCTGTGGATCTCAGCGTGAg GTCCCTACCACCAGAGCTGAGTGAGCTGAGAGCTCTAACTGCAAGTGGACTAACTATTACACCAGCACAGCCTCCACCACAT GGTGCAGGTGGCAAACGGGTGCTTCGGCCTAGATCTGAAACCCGTAGCTATGCTGAAAGTCCTGATATTGTGCTTCTGCCAGCAGCACCGCCTCATAGAAAACCTACTCTAGCACCGGCCACACCTGCTCCATTTACtg ATGTAAGCAGCAAGTTAAATTCTGCACCTGTCAATGTGTCTATAACAGCCAGTGCAGTGCAGGCTATTCCTGCACATGTGGAGTCACCACGTGATCCTCGAGATGAAGAAGACTCTGAGGAGGAAAATGAACCACCGCTGCCAATACCTGGGCATAGG gaatTGTCCAGTGCCGAGATATGGGAACGTGAGCGTCGTCTACGTACGCTGCGCGAACAGCTTAGAGCGGAGGAGACCCGGCTTGTGTTACTTCGGAAACTGAGGCAATCCCAACAGGCCACTACCTTGCCTCCAGTAAAA GAGTCCACAACGGGTACAGCATTAGCCGGCAGTGGGTGCGTTGTACCTCCTGGGGTCACTGTTACTCCGGCGCCACCACCGGCTCATCAGCAAACCAAG CGCACTAGCAGCAACAGCGCCGCGAGTAACTGCAGTACTTCGATTAGCAGCACCTCCCGCCGCTCCGCCAATCTCCCGGGTGGCGCCACGCTCACTCCCGGCCCTTACCGCTCCcag tcGTCAACATCGGGAGGCGCAAGCATTACACCGTCTGTGACGATCACTCCTGCGCCGCCACCAGTTTCACAACTGTCTGCGCCTAAG GCGAGTACCCGCAGTTCGGAAGATACACAGACACCGGCCCAACGACAGGCTGCCGCTAAATTAGCGCTCAGGAAACAACTAGAGAAGACGCTATTGCag ATCCCGCCTCCTAAACCTCCACCGCCAGAGATGAACTTCATCCCGTCACCTAGCAACACGGACTTCGTGTACCTTGTGGGCCTGGAGCATGTCGTCGACTACCTTACTAATGAAGATCG TTTCCCGCGTTCGTCAGTCCCAGCGGTGTGCGCGCAGTGCGGTTGCGACTTCACGCCCGTGTGGCGTTGGGAGCGTGCGCCTTCGCGTCGCCAGGACGCAACATTCACGCCCGCTTCCACTTCCGCTACTTCTGCGAGACGCCTTTGCGAGTTGTGCGTGTCGGGCAATGTTAAACGAGCGCTCAAG GCGGAACACACAGCTCGCTTGAAGACGGCGTTCGTCCGCGCCCTTCAGCAGGAACAAGAGATCGAGCGTCGCCTGGCTGCCCCCTCCACTTCGCCACCCCCCACTCCTGCTCCGCCCCCGGCACACTCTCATCATAATAGGACTTCGCAG cAAACCCCGATCTCGCGAATGTCACGTGGCGGAGGCACCCCGGCCCCTCCGACGCCACCAGCGCAGCCCCAACCCAAACCATCGCCACAAGCCAATAG TCGCAGCGTAAGCTCTTCAGATACGTTGCGCAGTCACCACGGGTCGAGCGAACGCGATCGCGCCCGTGACGCTGAAGTGCCCGCCAAGAAAGGTAAAG CATCATCGTCAAGCAGCACAAGCCAGGGTGGTAGCAGCAGCAGTAGCAGCAAACAGCATCAG CAACTCGCAGCGGCTGCAGCGGCCCAGATGGCGTTTGAACAGCACAGCGCGGCTGCTATGCAGGCCTTGCAGCACCAATTACTCAGAG GCTTGAGCAGCGCCGGGGGCAACAACAGCATGTCTCCTGCAGCAGCGGCAGCAGCCATGATGCAGTTTTCTCCACTGCTCTACACCTACCAGCTCGCGATGGCTCAGGCCAGCGCGCTAGGTAAGCGTT CGGGTAAAGGCGGTAACAGCAGCGCTGCAATGGCGGAAATGCAACGCGTAGCGGAAGCACAAAGACAATATTTGTTGGATATGATCCCTGGACATTCACGCAATCCTTGGACCAAGAATTAA